The genomic DNA CGCCCCCTCGGCGAGGGAGAGTTGCGTGGCGACGAGGTCCACACCCGTCACCTCCTCGGTCACGGTGTGCTCCACCTGGATCCGGGGATTGACCTCGAGGAAGGCGGGCTCGCCGTCCCGCACCAGGAACTCCACCGTCGCGAGCCCGCGGTAGCCGGCGGAGGCGCACAACCGTGCGGCGTGGCGGTGCAGCGCGGCGCGGAGGTCGTCGTCCAGCGCCGGCGCGGGCGCCACCTCGACGAGCTTCTGATTGCGGCGCTGCACGCTGCAGTCGCGGTCCCCGAGGGCCAACGCGGCGAGACCGTCGCCGATCACCTGGACCTCGATGTGCCGGGCGCCGGTCTGCAGTTCCTCGGCGAACACCCGGCCGTCGCCGAAGCCGAGCTCGGCCTCGGAGACACAGGCGCGGTACGCGGACTCGAGGTCGTCGTGGAACCGGGGACCGGGCAGCACCGCTCGCATACCGCGGCCTCCGCCGCCGGCGACGGCCTTGATCATCACACCGTGCGGGCGGCCCTCCGCAAAGGCGCGCACCGTCGCCAGGTCGGCCCCGCCGTCCGTGGCGGCCGGAACGGGCACCCCCGCAGCGACCGCCGCGGCACGGGCCGCGGCCTTGTCGCCGAAGGTGCGAAGGACGCCGGGATCCGGTCCCACGAAGGTCAGGCCCGCGGCGGCGCAGTCCGCCGCGAAATCCGCGTTCTCGGCGAGGAATCCGTAGCCAGGGTGCACGGCGTCGGCGCCCGTCCTCGCCGCCGCCGCCACGATCGCATCACGATCCAGGTAGGCGGCGGGGCCGGAACCCGGGAGTGCGACGGCGGCGTCCGCGGCGGTGACATGGGGCGTGTCGCCATCGTCCTCGGCATGGACGGCCACCGTCGCCACGCCGAGTTCCCGTGCGGTGCGGATGATCCGCAGCGCGATCTCCCCGCGGTTGGCGATGAGCAGCTTCACTTCGACTCCCCCTCGGCCGCGATACGGGCGGCCCGCTCGAACAGTTCACCCTTGCGGACCTTGCCGGTCGCGGTCATCGGCAGTGCGTCGACCACGACGAAGTCGGGCACCTTGTAGCCCGCCATGTTCTCGCGCGCCCAGGCGGTGAGTTGGGCGACGTCGACGGGGCCCGCCGAGACGACGAACGCGAGCGGCACCTGTCCGCGGCGCGCGTCGGGACGCGGGACGACCGAGACGGATCCGATCGCCGGGTGGCCCTTGAGCAGCGCCTCCACCTCGGACGGGAAGACGGACATGCCGTTCACCTTGATCATCTCCTTGGTCCGCGCGAGGTAGTGCACCGCACCCCAGTCGTCGATCTTGCCCACGTCGCCGGTGTGGAGCCAACCGTGGCGGATCGCCTCGGCCGTGGCGTCGGGGCGACGGTGGTACCCGCTGAGGATCGATTCGCTGCGGACCACGATCTCGCCGGTCTCGCCCACGGGGACGGGGGCGCCGTCGGCACCGACGACGAGGATGTCCGTGCCGGGCACCGGAAGTCCGCAGAAGACGGGATCCGCCGTGAGGTCGCGGTCGTCGTCCTGGAAGCCGAGCGTGAAGGTGTCCGCGGTGTGCGTCTCCGTCATGCCGTAGGAGGCCTCGCGGAGCACGCCTCCGGTGAGGGCGCGCCACCGCGCGCGCAGCTCGGGCGTGAGCTTGAGCACGAAGGAGACCGCGAGTGGGTTGACCACGCTGCGGAAGGCCGCACCGTCGACGCCCGGCAGGTCCATGAGCTCGACGTAGTTGTCGACGGTCGCGACCAGGTCCGTGACCCTGTGGCGCGCGATCAGCGCGGCCGCGACCGAGGGATCCCACCGCGTCATCAACACGATCGTCTGGCCGTTGATGAGGGGCTTGAGGATGCCGAAGTCCTCGCCGGCGATCCAGAAGACGGGCAGGAAGTTCAGGCCGACCGGGTCAGCCTCGCCGACGGTGCCGCCGCCCGCCAGCGTAGCCGTGGCCGCGGTGTAGGCCATGTGCCGTTGGGTGTGCTCGCAGCCCTTGGGCAGGCCCGTCGTGCCGCCGGTGTAGTTCAACGCGGCGAGCGCATCCGGATCCGAATCCCGGGCCGGGGCGCGATCCGCAGCTGTCACGCGGTGCCAGTCGCTGCGCGGGTCCGGTGCGGTCTCGAACGGCGGCGACGCGTCCGGGAGCGGCGACGACCCGGCGAGGAGATCGCCGAGTCCGGTGGCGATCACGGTGTGGACCGGCGTCTCGGCGCGGACCGACTCCACCAGGTCCAGCAGGTCCGTCTGCGCCAGCAGTACGCCGACTCCCGCGTCCTCCAGTTCGTGCTGCAGCTCGCGGCCCTTGAGGAGGGGATTGACCGGCACGTGGACCGCACCCAGCTTCAGGATGCCGAGCATGGCGATGGCGAACTGCGGGCAGTTGCCGAGATAGACGCCGACCGCGTCGCCCGGGCGGACGCCCCGGTCCGCGAGCGCACCCGCGAACCGGTCGGAGAGCTCGTCGTACTCGGCGTAGGTCACGTCGCGGCCGTAGAAGGTGATCGCGACCGTGTCCGGCCGGTGCCGGGCCCAGTGCCGCAGGTGTTCCACCATCGCGGGGGTGCCCGCCGGGTACTCGACGCTGCGCGGCACCTGAGCGGGCCAGTTCCGGTCGCGCAGGGCGCGGATCTCGTCCGCGGCGGCGTCGAGCGCGGCGGCGACGTCGGTGGTCCGGTCGGTCATGGGGCTCCTTCGGTGCGTCGGCTCCGTCAGAAGCCGATCAGTCGTTCGGCGACGCGGATCTGATCCGCGACGAACCGCTCGCGGGCGGCGGGACTGTCGCGCGCGACGCGCTTCGCGCCGTGGTGAATGGTGTCGTTGAGGATGGTGACCAGGGCCGCGGGCTCGAGGCACAGGTCGACGGTCTCCGGGGCGAGTGCTTCGAGGTAGGCGGTGTAGCGGCGGTGGGTGCGGCGGGTGGTCCGTCCCCAGATCTCGGCGACGTCGTCCCGGACCGGCGCCATCGCATCGAACAGTGCGACGAGGCCCCCGTTGGCGAAGACCGCGTCGGCGTAGGCGCGCATCGTGGCCGCGATGACCTCGCGCGGTTCCTCGGTGTCGATGCCGTCCAGCATCTGCGCGGACTCCAGTTCCGTGCCGACCCGGTCGACGAGCGCGAGAAGGATCTCGTCCTTCGACCGGAAGTAGGCGTAGAAGGTGGGCCTGGAGGTCTGTGCGCGGGCGGCGATGAGCTCCACCGTGGTGGCCGCGTAACCGAGGTCGTCGAAGCACTCGGCGGCCGCCCGGAGGAGTTGCTCCCGGCGGGTGCCGCCGGCGTCCTTGCGGTTCGCGCGGGCCCGCTCCTGCGATTCGCTGATCGTCACGCTCACGAGTCTGCTCGGCTCCGCTCGCACCTTCAAGGACGCCGGCGCCGACTCACGCCGCCACGGGGATCCCCGGTACCGCGTCCGGATCCTCGCGCACCGCCCTGCCGTTCGTCTCCTTGAGGAAGTAGGCGCTCGCGAAGGTCACGAGGCCCATGGCGGCCAGGTAGACTGAAACGAACGTGGTGGACTGCGTCTCGGCGATGATGGCGGTCATGATGAGCGGCGCGACGCCCGAGACGGCGACCGCCGCCAGCTGGTAGGCCAGCGAGGCGCCCGAGTACCGGATCCGCGGCTCGAACAGCTCGGCCATGAACGCGGCGAGCGGACCGTAGGTGAGGGCCTGCCCGAAGCTGGAGACGAACATCGCGACCGCGAGGAGCCCGACGTTCGTGGTCTCAGCGAGCCAGAAGAACGGGAACGCCCAGGCCATCAGGACGACGGCGCCGATCAGGATCAGCGGCCGGCGGCCGACACGGTCCGAGACCGCGCCGGCGGCCATGATCACGAGCGGCATCACCACCGAGGTGACGAGGACGCACGCGAGGATGGAGTTGCTGTTCATGCCCAGGCCGCCCGCGGAGGGCTTCTTGCTGCCGTAGCTCACGAAGCCCGCGATCGAGACGTAGAACGCGGAGTTCGTTCCGGCCAGCAGGCCTGCGCCGAGCACGATCTTCCGCCAGTGCTTGCGGACGGCCTCCGACAGCGGCGCTGCGGCGACGGCCTCCTTGCCCGCGTTCTTGGCCGCGACCTCGCGCTGGAGGGCCAGGAATTCCGGTGAGTCCTCGATCTTCTTGTGGATGTACATCACGACCGGAACGAGCACCGCGCTGGCCCAGAAGGGAACGCGCCAGCCCCAGCTCAGGAAGGCGGCGTCGTCGAGCACGCCGTTCATCAGGATCATCATCAGGTTGCCGAGCAGCAGGCCGAGCGGCACGCCCATCTGGCCGAAGGTCCCGGCGAAGCCGCGCTTCTTGGGTCCCGCGGACTCGGTCAGAAGCAGCACGACGCCGCCCCACTGCCCGCCGCAGGCGAGGCCCTGGATGAAGCGCAGGGACACCAGCAGGATCGGCGCGAGCGAGCCGATCGCGCTCGCGGTGGGCAGGCAGCCGATGAGGAAGGTGGCCGTGCCCATCGCGACCAGACACCAGATGAGCATCGGCTTGCGGCCGATCTTGTCACCGAAGTGACCGGCCAGGATGCCGCCCACCGGCCGGGCGATGAAGCCCACCGCGAACGTGGCGAACGCCATGAGCGTTCCCATCAGGGGCGACAGGTCCGGGAAGAAGACCTTGTCGAACACCAGGGCGGCGGCGGTGCCGTAGACGAAGAAGTCGTACCACTCGATCGAACTGCTCACCAGCCCGGCCGTGAGGAGTTTGCCGTGCGACTTCTTCACCGGCGCGACGGCACCGGGCTCGTGGGTCTGTGTCATGGATGGCCCTTCGTGAAAGTTGTGATCCCCGACACAGAGAATGCTTGACGTTGACGTTCGTGTCAACCAGGTACGGGAAATTGCTAAGCGTTTGCTTACGCAGATGGGAGAACGTTTCCATGGCTTCGGACCGGTTCCGCACCGGCCGGGGCCACCATCACGTACAAAGAGCCCATGGCACTCCTCGAACCCGATTTCCCGTCCGCCAACGGCCGCGACACCGTGCGCGCCTGGATCTACACGCCCGTGCGCCAGCCCCGCGCGATCGTCCAGGTGATCCACGGCCTCGGCGAGCATTCGCGCCGCTACCTGCGCCTGATCACGGCCCTGCTCGACGCCGGCGTCGTCGTGGCCGCGGAGGACCACGCCGGCCACGGCGCCACCGCGATGAGCTCGGGCGTGTGGGGCGACGCGGGTGACGACGCCGCGCGCGTCCTGGTCGCCGACGCCGCCGCGCTGCGGTCCACGGTCCGGGAGCTGCACCCCGGCCTTCCGTACATCGCGTTCGGGCATTCGATGGGCTCGATGATCGCGCGTGGGCTCGCCATCGCGGAGCCGGACGGCATCGACGGCCTGGCGTTGTGCGGGATCGCCGCGCAGATCGCGGGGCTCGACGGGGTCGTCGACCGCGCAGCGCTCGCCGCGGAGCCCGATCAGGCCGGCCCTGCGCCCGAGCACTACGTGGCGGAACTCTTCGACGGTTTCGTCTCGCGGTTCGGCGACGGCGCCGGCCCGACGGATTGGGTCGCCCGCGATACGGCGGTCGTCCGCGACCACGCGCGCGACCCGTTCAACAACTTCGGAGCGCCACTGTCGGCCCGGTTCCTCCGGGGCTTCATCGAGCTCTACGACGCCGCGAACGGCGCGGCCTTCTACGCCGCCCTCCGGCCGGAGACACCCGTGCTGATCCTCGCGGGAGACCAGGACCCGGTGACCAACTACGGCGAGGGCGCCTACCACGTGGCGAACGCTCTCGTCTCCACCGGTCATCCCGCCGTGCGCACGCGCGTCTACCCGGGCGTTCGGCACGAGGTGCACAACGAGCCGGAGACCCGTGACGACGTGACCGCCGAGCTCCTCGCGTTCATCGACCGCATCATCGGCTGAGGCCGGCCGCCCTGCCTGTGGACAGCTCCCAGCAGGGCGCTGGTGTCCCCGTCACGAATCGGTGTCCCACCAACCGCTGCAGCGGGGGCACCAGCTCCGGCCGGGGACGCGGGCTCCCCGCGGGGAGCGCGCCGCCGGGCGGGGCTACCCGCGCAGTTCGCGTTTGAGGATCTTCCCGGTGGCCCCCTTGGGCAGTTCGGGACGCAGGTAGTAGGCCCGCGGGTACTTGTACGCCGCGAGGTGCTCCCTGGCGTACGCCGACAGCCCCTCCTCGTCGAGCGAGGAGCCGGGGCGCAGCACCACGTGCGCCACCACCTCCTCCCCCAGCCGGTCATCGGGCCGGCCCACCACCGCCGCCTCGACGACATCGGGGTGCGCGTACAGGACCTCCTCGACCTCACGCGGGTAGACGTTGTAGCCGCCGCGGACGATGAGGTCCTTGAGCCGGTCGACGATGAAGAAGTATCCGTCCTCGTCGCGGTAGCCGAGGTCGCCGGTGTGCAGCCAGCCGTTGCGGATCGCCTCCGCGGTCGCATCGGGACGCTTGTAGTAGCCCTTCATCACGTTGTGTCCGCGCACCACGATCTCGCCGACGTTCGCCTCGCCGGGCGGGAGTTCGGCACCGTCGGGGTCGACGGCGCGCATCTCGACACCCCAGATGGGCTTGCCGATGGACAGCACCTTGCGCTGCTCGGCACTGATGTTGAACGTCGCGGTCGACGCGGTCTCCGAGAGGCCGTAGCCCTCGAGGATCGCCAGGCCCGGGAACTTCTCCTCGAACGCGCGGATCACACCGCCCGGGATCGACGCACCACCCGACACGGCGGCGCGGAGGCTCGAGACGTCGCGGCCGGTCGTGTCGACACCGAGCAGCGCGACGTACATCGTCGGCACGCCGGAGAGCACGGTCACCTTTCGACGCTCGATGAGGTCCACCGCCGCCTCCGCGTCGAACCGCGGCAGCAGCGCCACCGACGCGCCGTACCGCACGGCGGCGTTGAGCACGCTCGAGAGGCCGAAGACGTGGAACAACGGCAATGCACCGAGGCCCACGTCGTCCGCCCGCATGCCGAAGAGCTGCGGGGCGATGGTGCAGTTCATGTACAGCTCGAAGTGGGTGAGCTCGGCCCCCTTGGGGCGTCCCGTGGTCCCCGACGTGTAGAGCAGGACGGCGGTGTCGTCGGCGTCCGTCGGATGGATCTCCCCGGTGTCCTCGCCCAGCAACGCGTCGAAGACGCGGGTCCCGGCGGGAGCCTCGCCGCCGACCACCGCGACCTCCGTGACCCCGGCGGCCCGAGCACCGTCGAGGGCCCCCGCCAGCGAGAACGCGGACGTGATGAAGAGCCGCGCATCGCTGTCGGTGAGGTGGTACTCGACCTCGCGCGCGGTGAACAGCGGGTTCAGCGGGACCATCGTCAGGCCCGCCTTGAGGATGCCGAAGTAGGCGATGACGAACTGCGGCAGGTTGGGCAACTGCACCGCCACCTTGTCGCCGGGCGTGAGTCCGGCCGCGAGCAGGCCGGCTGCGAGCCGCCCCGATTCGACGTCGACGGTGCGGTAGCTCAGCTCGGCGTCGCCGGCGAAGACCAGGGACGCAGTGGGATCCGCCGACGCCGACTCCCGCAGCATCGTCGCGAGGTTGAAGGTCATCTACGCCTCCCCTGCCAGCACGCGTCGGGGCACGTCGACGAGCATGGTGTCGATCTGTGCCTGCGTGACGCCGCGCTCGAGCACGTACGGGAAGACGTCCTCGAAGACGTGCGTGTAGTGCCACTGGGTCATGCCCGCCTTGACGTTCGGGTCGATCCAGTCGATGTAGCAGGAGGCGTCCTGGGAGAGCACGATCTTCTCGGCGTAGCCGCGCCGAACCATCTCGATGAGCGTCTCGTTGCGCGCCTCGAACGTGGTCTCGAGGTTGATGCCGAACCGGTCGAAGCCCAGCGTGAAGCCGGCGTCGGCGAGCGACGACAGATGCTCGACGTCGGTGGAGTCACCGCTGTGCCCCAGCACGATCCGGCTCGGGTCGACGCCCTCCTCGTCGCACATCACCCGCTCGACCAGCAGACCGGTCTCCGCGCCCGGGTGGGTGTGCACGGTGATCGGCACACCGGTGGCGTTGTGCGCCTTGGCGACCGCACGCATCACCCGCTCCACGCCGTCGGTGAGTCCGTGGTGGTCGATGGCGCACTTGAGCATCCCCGCCTTGACCCCGGTCTCCCCGATGCCCTCGGTGATGTCGCGGATGAACATGTCCGTCATGGGATCCGGGAAGTCGA from Tsukamurella paurometabola includes the following:
- a CDS encoding AMP-binding protein; translated protein: MTDRTTDVAAALDAAADEIRALRDRNWPAQVPRSVEYPAGTPAMVEHLRHWARHRPDTVAITFYGRDVTYAEYDELSDRFAGALADRGVRPGDAVGVYLGNCPQFAIAMLGILKLGAVHVPVNPLLKGRELQHELEDAGVGVLLAQTDLLDLVESVRAETPVHTVIATGLGDLLAGSSPLPDASPPFETAPDPRSDWHRVTAADRAPARDSDPDALAALNYTGGTTGLPKGCEHTQRHMAYTAATATLAGGGTVGEADPVGLNFLPVFWIAGEDFGILKPLINGQTIVLMTRWDPSVAAALIARHRVTDLVATVDNYVELMDLPGVDGAAFRSVVNPLAVSFVLKLTPELRARWRALTGGVLREASYGMTETHTADTFTLGFQDDDRDLTADPVFCGLPVPGTDILVVGADGAPVPVGETGEIVVRSESILSGYHRRPDATAEAIRHGWLHTGDVGKIDDWGAVHYLARTKEMIKVNGMSVFPSEVEALLKGHPAIGSVSVVPRPDARRGQVPLAFVVSAGPVDVAQLTAWARENMAGYKVPDFVVVDALPMTATGKVRKGELFERAARIAAEGESK
- a CDS encoding TetR/AcrR family transcriptional regulator, with translation MTISESQERARANRKDAGGTRREQLLRAAAECFDDLGYAATTVELIAARAQTSRPTFYAYFRSKDEILLALVDRVGTELESAQMLDGIDTEEPREVIAATMRAYADAVFANGGLVALFDAMAPVRDDVAEIWGRTTRRTHRRYTAYLEALAPETVDLCLEPAALVTILNDTIHHGAKRVARDSPAARERFVADQIRVAERLIGF
- a CDS encoding MFS transporter; amino-acid sequence: MTQTHEPGAVAPVKKSHGKLLTAGLVSSSIEWYDFFVYGTAAALVFDKVFFPDLSPLMGTLMAFATFAVGFIARPVGGILAGHFGDKIGRKPMLIWCLVAMGTATFLIGCLPTASAIGSLAPILLVSLRFIQGLACGGQWGGVVLLLTESAGPKKRGFAGTFGQMGVPLGLLLGNLMMILMNGVLDDAAFLSWGWRVPFWASAVLVPVVMYIHKKIEDSPEFLALQREVAAKNAGKEAVAAAPLSEAVRKHWRKIVLGAGLLAGTNSAFYVSIAGFVSYGSKKPSAGGLGMNSNSILACVLVTSVVMPLVIMAAGAVSDRVGRRPLILIGAVVLMAWAFPFFWLAETTNVGLLAVAMFVSSFGQALTYGPLAAFMAELFEPRIRYSGASLAYQLAAVAVSGVAPLIMTAIIAETQSTTFVSVYLAAMGLVTFASAYFLKETNGRAVREDPDAVPGIPVAA
- a CDS encoding alpha/beta fold hydrolase, with product MALLEPDFPSANGRDTVRAWIYTPVRQPRAIVQVIHGLGEHSRRYLRLITALLDAGVVVAAEDHAGHGATAMSSGVWGDAGDDAARVLVADAAALRSTVRELHPGLPYIAFGHSMGSMIARGLAIAEPDGIDGLALCGIAAQIAGLDGVVDRAALAAEPDQAGPAPEHYVAELFDGFVSRFGDGAGPTDWVARDTAVVRDHARDPFNNFGAPLSARFLRGFIELYDAANGAAFYAALRPETPVLILAGDQDPVTNYGEGAYHVANALVSTGHPAVRTRVYPGVRHEVHNEPETRDDVTAELLAFIDRIIG
- a CDS encoding long-chain-fatty-acid--CoA ligase, with amino-acid sequence MTFNLATMLRESASADPTASLVFAGDAELSYRTVDVESGRLAAGLLAAGLTPGDKVAVQLPNLPQFVIAYFGILKAGLTMVPLNPLFTAREVEYHLTDSDARLFITSAFSLAGALDGARAAGVTEVAVVGGEAPAGTRVFDALLGEDTGEIHPTDADDTAVLLYTSGTTGRPKGAELTHFELYMNCTIAPQLFGMRADDVGLGALPLFHVFGLSSVLNAAVRYGASVALLPRFDAEAAVDLIERRKVTVLSGVPTMYVALLGVDTTGRDVSSLRAAVSGGASIPGGVIRAFEEKFPGLAILEGYGLSETASTATFNISAEQRKVLSIGKPIWGVEMRAVDPDGAELPPGEANVGEIVVRGHNVMKGYYKRPDATAEAIRNGWLHTGDLGYRDEDGYFFIVDRLKDLIVRGGYNVYPREVEEVLYAHPDVVEAAVVGRPDDRLGEEVVAHVVLRPGSSLDEEGLSAYAREHLAAYKYPRAYYLRPELPKGATGKILKRELRG
- a CDS encoding phosphotriesterase family protein, which encodes MGVVHTVTGDVDAAELGVTLMHEHVFVLTPDIQQNYPEDFGDEDARVDDAVAQLQKAHDAGVRTIVDPTVVGLGRYIPRIQRIAERTPVRIVAATGVYTYRDVPRYFMYRGPALTAMTGIDFPDPMTDMFIRDITEGIGETGVKAGMLKCAIDHHGLTDGVERVMRAVAKAHNATGVPITVHTHPGAETGLLVERVMCDEEGVDPSRIVLGHSGDSTDVEHLSSLADAGFTLGFDRFGINLETTFEARNETLIEMVRRGYAEKIVLSQDASCYIDWIDPNVKAGMTQWHYTHVFEDVFPYVLERGVTQAQIDTMLVDVPRRVLAGEA